A genome region from Rhodopseudomonas boonkerdii includes the following:
- a CDS encoding NAD-dependent epimerase/dehydratase family protein, with translation MNRTIFLAGAAGAIGSRVAPLLVADGWRVVGTTRAHSKVAALQARGIEVAVVDVFDAEALTAAVVAAQPTVVMHQLTDLPAGLDPARMAEATARNARIREEGTRNLVAASSAARARRLIAQSVAFAYADGPLPHREEDALAVDAEGRAGVSARGVASLEAQVAAAPCEGIVLRYGRLYGPGTGSGAAQGAAPLHVDAAARAAVLAVRIGAPGIYNLTEDDGTVSSDKAKRTWGWSANWRAGQ, from the coding sequence ATGAATAGAACGATTTTTCTCGCGGGAGCGGCCGGCGCAATCGGCAGCCGGGTGGCGCCGCTACTTGTCGCGGACGGATGGCGCGTGGTCGGAACTACGCGGGCGCACAGCAAAGTGGCGGCGCTGCAGGCGCGGGGCATCGAGGTCGCGGTGGTCGATGTATTCGACGCCGAGGCGCTGACCGCGGCGGTGGTGGCAGCGCAGCCCACCGTTGTCATGCACCAACTCACGGATCTGCCGGCGGGGCTCGATCCGGCCCGGATGGCCGAGGCCACGGCGCGCAATGCTCGCATCCGCGAAGAGGGAACCCGCAATCTAGTCGCCGCATCTTCGGCCGCGAGGGCCCGGCGTCTGATTGCCCAGAGTGTGGCCTTCGCCTATGCGGATGGTCCACTACCCCATCGCGAAGAGGATGCGCTGGCTGTCGATGCGGAAGGGCGCGCCGGCGTTTCGGCGCGGGGAGTCGCTAGCCTGGAGGCTCAGGTCGCCGCGGCGCCGTGCGAGGGGATAGTACTGCGTTATGGCCGTCTCTACGGGCCAGGCACAGGCTCTGGTGCAGCCCAAGGCGCCGCGCCGCTTCATGTCGATGCCGCAGCCCGCGCCGCGGTCTTGGCGGTCCGGATCGGGGCGCCCGGCATTTACAATCTGACTGAAGACGACGGCACTGTTAGCAGCGACAAGGCAAAACGAACCTGGGGATGGTCGGCGAATTGGAGGGCAGGCCAATGA
- a CDS encoding zinc-dependent alcohol dehydrogenase family protein, with amino-acid sequence MTDMMKAWQLPAFGKANLALTHAPVPAFKPNEVLVRVGAVSLNYRDKLVIEGQLLPGLPRMPFVPASDLAGRIVATGEDVTRFATGERVMANFWTQWIDGPPPAEMLTHGLSLGGPLPGVLADYVALPEHAIVHSPPTLSDEEAATLPIAALTAWFALMETGQLRAGQVVLVQGTGGVSLFGLQIATAFGARVIVTSRDPGKLKRAMALGAFHGIDTSEGRDWVDEALRVTDGRGVDHILEVIGGNHLAQSLSAIASEGRVSLIGFLEGPDICLAAVPLMLRRATIQGVSVGHRRAFERMVKAFAEKEIKPVIDRVYPFGTAPDAFAHLDRGPFGKVVISAGTPTV; translated from the coding sequence ATGACCGATATGATGAAGGCCTGGCAGTTGCCAGCTTTTGGAAAAGCGAATTTGGCGCTGACGCATGCGCCCGTTCCTGCCTTCAAGCCAAACGAGGTTCTGGTCCGGGTCGGCGCGGTCTCATTGAATTATCGCGACAAGCTCGTGATCGAAGGCCAGTTGCTGCCTGGGCTTCCGCGGATGCCGTTTGTCCCGGCCTCGGACCTGGCAGGCCGGATCGTCGCAACCGGGGAGGATGTCACCCGCTTCGCCACAGGCGAGCGCGTGATGGCGAATTTCTGGACGCAGTGGATCGACGGTCCGCCGCCTGCGGAGATGCTGACGCACGGGCTGTCCTTGGGTGGGCCGCTGCCGGGCGTGCTGGCGGACTATGTCGCGCTTCCCGAACATGCGATCGTACATTCGCCGCCAACGCTCTCGGACGAGGAAGCGGCCACATTGCCGATCGCGGCTTTGACTGCTTGGTTTGCGCTGATGGAAACAGGTCAGTTGCGCGCGGGGCAAGTCGTCCTCGTGCAGGGCACCGGCGGCGTTTCCCTGTTCGGCCTTCAGATCGCAACCGCCTTCGGTGCCCGTGTGATAGTCACGTCGCGCGATCCCGGCAAGCTGAAGCGAGCGATGGCACTCGGTGCGTTTCACGGCATCGACACGTCCGAGGGCCGCGATTGGGTCGACGAAGCGCTCCGGGTGACCGATGGCAGGGGCGTCGATCACATTCTGGAAGTGATTGGAGGCAATCATCTTGCGCAGTCGCTCTCCGCCATTGCGAGCGAGGGGCGCGTTTCCCTGATTGGCTTCCTGGAAGGTCCGGATATCTGCCTTGCCGCGGTGCCGCTGATGCTGAGGCGGGCGACCATCCAGGGCGTCTCGGTCGGGCACCGCCGCGCCTTCGAGCGAATGGTCAAAGCCTTTGCAGAAAAAGAGATCAAGCCTGTTATCGACCGCGTCTATCCATTCGGCACAGCGCCCGATGCATTCGCTCATCTCGATCGCGGGCCGTTCGGAAAGGTTGTCATTTCGGCCGGCACGCCAACCGTATGA
- a CDS encoding MDR family MFS transporter codes for MTAARPQDIDAIVPLRAWVAVLGAVLGCFMAGMNVHVTNASLPDVRGSLGASFEEGSWITTAYLVAEIIVIPMTGWLVSVFSIRRVLMTGTGGFIIFSFACSTAPDIGTMIAARALQGAFGGVLIPLSFQITIGELPRSKHPFGMALFAIANNVAQAAGPSIGGWLTDALSWRWIFYLQVPPGLLLLMAIGWAMPRQQAKLGKLRSGDWGGIATMACGLAALQIMLEQGEREDWFASAFIVGAAATSLLSLAAFVLIELQRRAPLINLRLLGHYNFGLASLMQFAFGAVAFGVVFLLPNYFAELHGYNAEQIGATMVPYGLIQLAMSFAAPKLMQWSNVRIVIVTGFVIMAIGCLMNIHLDSNAAANVIVPSLIIRGIGQSLIVVALGVMAVDGLDKAELGSASGLFSTVRNVGGAIGIALSSQIVVERAKLHAARIGEQVTLFSSEARERMMELVRLLSHLHASREATMNNATLAAVRQQALAILDRKVRHEAMLLAYSDAFLIAGLSMLACAGCTLLLRRASRR; via the coding sequence GTGACCGCCGCCCGCCCACAGGACATCGACGCGATCGTTCCCCTGCGCGCCTGGGTCGCTGTGCTGGGCGCCGTGCTCGGCTGCTTCATGGCCGGCATGAATGTGCATGTGACCAACGCGTCACTCCCAGATGTACGCGGCTCGCTTGGCGCCTCGTTCGAAGAGGGATCCTGGATCACCACAGCCTATCTTGTCGCCGAGATCATTGTGATTCCGATGACCGGCTGGTTGGTCTCGGTATTCTCCATCCGCCGCGTATTGATGACCGGCACCGGCGGCTTCATCATCTTTTCTTTTGCCTGCTCGACCGCGCCGGACATCGGAACGATGATTGCCGCACGCGCCTTGCAGGGCGCGTTTGGCGGGGTGCTCATTCCGCTGTCGTTTCAGATCACTATCGGCGAATTGCCGAGATCGAAACACCCATTCGGAATGGCGCTTTTCGCAATCGCCAACAATGTGGCGCAGGCCGCAGGACCCTCAATCGGCGGCTGGCTCACCGATGCACTTAGCTGGCGATGGATTTTTTATCTTCAGGTGCCCCCGGGATTGCTGCTACTGATGGCGATTGGCTGGGCCATGCCGCGACAGCAAGCAAAACTGGGAAAGCTGCGAAGCGGCGACTGGGGCGGCATAGCCACGATGGCCTGCGGGCTCGCCGCGCTACAGATCATGCTGGAGCAAGGCGAACGCGAGGACTGGTTCGCCTCCGCATTCATCGTCGGCGCTGCGGCGACCTCGCTGCTGAGCCTCGCGGCCTTCGTGCTGATCGAGTTGCAACGCCGTGCGCCGCTAATCAATCTGCGCCTGCTGGGGCATTACAATTTCGGACTTGCCAGCCTGATGCAATTTGCCTTCGGCGCTGTCGCGTTTGGCGTTGTTTTTCTGCTGCCGAACTACTTTGCCGAATTGCACGGCTACAATGCCGAGCAGATCGGTGCGACGATGGTACCATATGGACTGATTCAGCTGGCTATGTCTTTCGCCGCACCGAAGCTGATGCAGTGGAGCAATGTCCGAATCGTCATCGTGACCGGATTTGTCATCATGGCGATCGGCTGCCTGATGAATATCCATCTCGACAGCAATGCGGCGGCAAATGTCATCGTCCCGTCGCTGATTATTCGCGGCATCGGCCAATCCCTGATCGTGGTCGCTCTCGGTGTGATGGCCGTGGACGGGCTGGACAAGGCCGAACTGGGCTCGGCATCCGGCCTGTTCTCGACCGTGCGCAATGTCGGCGGCGCCATCGGGATCGCTTTGTCTAGCCAGATTGTGGTGGAACGGGCGAAATTGCATGCGGCGCGCATCGGCGAGCAGGTGACCCTCTTCTCGAGCGAAGCGAGGGAGCGCATGATGGAGCTCGTTCGGCTGCTCAGCCATCTCCATGCCAGCCGTGAAGCGACAATGAATAACGCAACGCTGGCCGCGGTGCGGCAACAGGCACTGGCGATCCTCGACAGGAAGGTCCGGCACGAAGCGATGCTGCTGGCGTATAGCGATGCATTCCTCATCGCCGGACTATCGATGCTGGCCTGCGCAGGCTGCACTTTGCTGTTGCGACGCGCAAGCCGTAGATAG
- a CDS encoding MFS transporter: MSINVTTAADAATAQQGDERRWLALPILLIGAFLPVFDFNVVNLALPAIRSDLQATSSDVQFVISAYAAAYAVFLITGGRLGDWLGRKRLFITGIAGFTLASVLCGIAWSPSMLIAGRVLQGLLATAMAPQVLASIRVLFPAGEQTTALALYGATFGLANIAGQIFGGVLVSSHLLGFTWQAIFLINVPVGLVAIVGSVLFLTDTRAEEAQRLDLGGVVLLSLALGLLVYPLVEGRQMGWPWWLVAMLLASPAALFAFVTFGRRLTARGGTPLVELSLFFEPGFATGVIMAALFYMLSAFYLTFSVYLQDGLHIATADAGLRTLPFAVGYFAASFASARIMQRLGPRALTLGFVVQIIGFGALALSVQVGASGYIGAALLVAGLGYGIVLPSVIKAVIGRVDPRHAGLASGIAISTFQIGAALGVAIIGGVFFTVLGEASDAASHAQAFCAALSCNVLLLIGGCILSLWLPGERRPD; this comes from the coding sequence ATGAGTATCAACGTTACCACGGCGGCCGATGCCGCGACCGCGCAACAAGGCGACGAGCGTCGCTGGCTGGCGCTACCGATCCTGCTGATCGGCGCGTTTCTGCCGGTGTTTGACTTCAACGTCGTCAATCTGGCATTGCCGGCAATACGCTCGGATCTGCAGGCGACATCGAGCGATGTGCAATTCGTGATCTCTGCCTATGCCGCCGCCTACGCGGTATTCCTGATCACGGGCGGTCGGCTTGGTGATTGGCTGGGGCGAAAGCGCTTGTTCATCACCGGCATCGCCGGTTTCACCCTGGCATCGGTACTGTGCGGCATCGCTTGGTCGCCGTCCATGCTGATCGCCGGACGCGTGTTGCAGGGGTTGCTGGCCACCGCAATGGCACCACAGGTACTAGCTTCGATACGTGTGCTGTTTCCCGCGGGCGAGCAGACCACGGCGCTTGCTCTATATGGTGCGACATTCGGCCTTGCCAATATCGCCGGGCAGATCTTTGGCGGCGTGCTGGTGTCGTCCCATCTACTCGGTTTTACCTGGCAGGCGATTTTTCTCATCAATGTGCCGGTCGGCCTCGTCGCCATCGTCGGCAGCGTATTGTTTCTGACCGATACGCGCGCTGAAGAGGCGCAAAGGCTCGATCTTGGCGGCGTGGTGCTACTTTCGCTCGCGCTCGGTCTGCTCGTCTATCCGCTGGTCGAAGGCCGCCAGATGGGATGGCCCTGGTGGCTTGTCGCGATGCTGCTGGCATCGCCCGCGGCGTTGTTCGCCTTCGTGACGTTCGGGCGTCGTCTGACCGCCCGGGGTGGCACGCCGCTGGTCGAGCTGTCGCTGTTCTTCGAGCCCGGCTTCGCGACCGGCGTCATCATGGCGGCGCTGTTCTATATGCTGTCCGCGTTCTACCTGACCTTCTCGGTCTATCTGCAGGATGGGCTGCATATCGCCACGGCGGATGCGGGACTGCGAACACTACCGTTTGCAGTGGGCTATTTTGCTGCATCTTTTGCTTCGGCGCGGATCATGCAGCGACTTGGCCCGCGCGCCTTGACGCTTGGCTTTGTGGTGCAGATCATCGGCTTCGGTGCCTTGGCGCTGTCGGTTCAGGTAGGGGCATCCGGCTACATCGGTGCTGCGCTGCTGGTCGCCGGGCTCGGTTATGGCATCGTGCTGCCATCGGTGATCAAGGCGGTGATCGGCAGGGTCGATCCGCGCCATGCGGGGCTGGCTTCGGGGATTGCGATCTCGACCTTCCAGATCGGCGCAGCGCTGGGCGTTGCTATCATTGGTGGCGTTTTCTTCACGGTGCTGGGCGAAGCCTCCGATGCTGCATCTCATGCGCAGGCCTTCTGTGCAGCGCTCAGCTGTAATGTGCTGCTTCTCATCGGCGGCTGCATCCTGTCGCTCTGGTTGCCGGGCGAAAGGCGCCCGGATTAG
- a CDS encoding MarR family winged helix-turn-helix transcriptional regulator, producing MRKPPRHHLPAPGENKRGKDGYLGYLLRQAAGAYRHRMDRALADLDVTPPQFSIMTMIHAYPGISNADIARLALLTPQTVSVIIGNLKRSDRIRRLPHDVHGRILQIELTDTGLTMLRQCRKRVHALEAELADGFSAGDQAVIRRWLVAIAHGDA from the coding sequence ATGCGCAAGCCACCCCGACATCACCTTCCGGCCCCCGGCGAGAACAAACGCGGCAAGGACGGCTATCTCGGCTATCTGTTGCGCCAGGCCGCCGGCGCCTATCGCCACCGCATGGACCGAGCTCTTGCTGATCTCGATGTCACCCCTCCGCAATTTTCGATCATGACGATGATCCATGCCTATCCGGGGATCTCCAATGCCGACATCGCGCGGCTCGCCCTTCTCACGCCGCAGACGGTGAGCGTGATCATCGGCAATCTCAAACGGTCGGACAGGATCAGGCGATTGCCGCACGATGTGCATGGTCGCATCCTGCAGATCGAATTGACAGACACCGGCCTCACGATGCTGCGCCAATGCCGCAAGCGCGTGCATGCGCTGGAGGCCGAACTCGCCGACGGCTTTTCAGCCGGCGATCAGGCGGTGATCCGCCGCTGGCTGGTCGCAATCGCGCATGGCGATGCCTGA
- a CDS encoding LysR family transcriptional regulator → MLALDVESVQAFVLVADFQSFTRAAEALDTSQAAISMRLKRLEERLGERLIERTPRLVRLSARGAAFLSAARDFLAAHERAVAGLTISPRRFTLGIADQVAGPELPALLARLGAYDPALVIEVQIEASRSLLEAFDRGSLDAAIVRREDDRRDGEVLTEERFSWFATPGFEYRSGEAIRLASLAPSCGVRNIATRALDAADIDWIEVFVGGGMTAIGAAVSAGLAVAALAQRVAPQGVVDISARFGLPPLPSSQIVLHSSLSDPRSRGALRTIAAAFREHRASA, encoded by the coding sequence ATGCTCGCCCTCGACGTCGAATCCGTGCAGGCCTTTGTTCTGGTGGCTGATTTTCAAAGCTTTACGCGTGCGGCCGAGGCGCTCGATACGTCGCAGGCCGCGATCAGCATGCGGTTGAAACGGCTTGAGGAGAGGTTGGGCGAGCGCCTCATCGAGCGGACGCCGCGATTGGTACGGCTGTCCGCGCGCGGCGCCGCTTTCCTCAGCGCCGCCCGCGATTTCCTGGCGGCGCACGAGCGGGCGGTCGCCGGGCTCACCATCTCACCCCGGCGGTTCACGCTCGGCATTGCCGATCAGGTCGCAGGCCCTGAACTGCCCGCCCTCCTCGCCCGACTCGGCGCCTATGATCCTGCATTGGTAATCGAGGTGCAGATTGAAGCATCGCGCAGCCTGCTGGAGGCGTTCGATCGCGGCAGCCTAGATGCCGCCATCGTCCGCCGCGAGGATGATCGGCGCGACGGCGAGGTCCTGACGGAGGAGCGCTTTAGCTGGTTCGCGACGCCCGGCTTCGAATATAGAAGCGGCGAAGCGATCCGCCTCGCCTCGCTGGCGCCCTCCTGCGGCGTGCGCAATATCGCAACGCGTGCACTCGATGCCGCAGATATCGACTGGATCGAAGTGTTTGTCGGCGGCGGCATGACCGCCATTGGCGCTGCCGTATCGGCCGGCCTTGCGGTTGCGGCCCTCGCCCAGCGCGTGGCCCCGCAGGGGGTCGTCGATATCAGCGCGCGGTTCGGACTGCCGCCGCTACCGTCATCGCAGATCGTGCTGCATTCGTCGCTGTCCGACCCGCGGTCGCGCGGCGCGCTGCGCACCATCGCGGCAGCGTTTCGCGAGCATCGGGCATCTGCTTGA
- a CDS encoding class I SAM-dependent methyltransferase, whose amino-acid sequence MTQDSAAKFDASRAGEYARQSRIALAGYDACHELSACMLSAALGEGSIARVLVVGAGGTAGEIIAAARLEPGWSFVAVDPSPPMLDLARSNLIDAGVSDRVEIILGPLSDVASTNAFDAAIMIGVLHHLSGDAAKQGILAEIAARLRPGAPIVVAGNYRAYASQPLLMAAWAARWRMNGADAGEASAKMQKILQGAEPPHSEEAVIALLNEAGFEDALRFFGSLFWGAWIARRAGA is encoded by the coding sequence ATGACTCAGGATTCCGCCGCCAAATTCGACGCATCGCGCGCCGGCGAATATGCCCGCCAGAGCCGGATTGCGCTCGCGGGTTACGATGCCTGCCATGAACTGTCCGCCTGCATGCTGTCGGCCGCGCTCGGCGAGGGCAGCATTGCGCGCGTGCTCGTAGTCGGCGCGGGCGGAACAGCCGGCGAGATCATCGCAGCGGCGCGGCTCGAACCAGGATGGTCGTTCGTCGCGGTCGATCCGTCGCCGCCGATGCTCGATCTCGCGCGCAGCAACCTGATCGATGCCGGCGTGTCGGATCGGGTCGAGATCATCCTCGGCCCGCTCAGCGATGTCGCGTCCACCAATGCTTTCGATGCGGCCATCATGATCGGCGTTCTGCATCATTTGTCGGGTGATGCGGCCAAGCAGGGGATACTGGCCGAGATCGCGGCGCGCTTGCGGCCGGGTGCGCCGATCGTGGTCGCCGGCAATTATCGCGCCTATGCCTCGCAGCCCTTGCTGATGGCGGCCTGGGCGGCCCGCTGGCGGATGAATGGCGCGGATGCCGGCGAGGCCTCTGCGAAAATGCAGAAGATCTTGCAAGGTGCGGAGCCGCCGCATTCGGAGGAGGCGGTAATCGCTTTGCTGAACGAAGCCGGTTTCGAGGACGCGCTGCGCTTCTTCGGCAGCCTGTTCTGGGGCGCCTGGATCGCCCGCCGGGCGGGCGCTTGA
- a CDS encoding GNAT family N-acetyltransferase: MVGELEGRPMTGMTSPAHDIRYIDNEAEVATCFLLMRQLRPHLASEQEFVARWRSQTMAGYRLMALWRSGSPAALAGFRLQENLFHGVHFYVDDLVTDANVRSGGVGRVMMDRLKAEARSAGCTRLVLDTPLTNVLGHRFYFRHGLLARALRFSIDLADAA; the protein is encoded by the coding sequence ATGGTCGGCGAATTGGAGGGCAGGCCAATGACCGGGATGACATCCCCGGCGCATGACATCCGCTATATCGACAACGAGGCAGAGGTGGCGACCTGTTTTCTGCTGATGCGTCAATTGCGCCCACATCTTGCCTCCGAACAGGAGTTCGTTGCGCGCTGGCGCAGCCAGACCATGGCGGGCTACCGGCTCATGGCGCTCTGGCGGTCCGGTTCACCGGCTGCATTGGCAGGCTTCCGTCTGCAGGAAAATTTGTTCCACGGGGTGCATTTCTATGTCGACGATCTCGTTACCGATGCCAATGTCCGCAGCGGCGGGGTTGGTCGGGTGATGATGGATCGTCTGAAAGCGGAAGCTCGCAGCGCGGGCTGCACACGTTTGGTGCTCGATACGCCGCTGACCAATGTGCTCGGCCATCGCTTCTATTTCCGGCACGGGCTGCTGGCGCGCGCCCTGCGCTTCAGCATCGATCTGGCGGATGCAGCGTGA
- a CDS encoding HlyD family secretion protein: protein MIATDNAYVRADIVTIAPRISGIMAIVEVRDNQQVYSGDVLARIDDRDYRARLRQADGSVTTAHAGVTSQQAHIANLDAKLTQQQSTIAERTAAVAVREAEAQLAELDYQRQLYLSGQQASSIQRLQSAEADQRKATASLTEARASLSTAKAALAVLGTERDAARADLDSRRGALEQALGARDIARLDLERTAIRSPANGWVGQRAVREGQYAETGMPLMAIVPGDIYVIANYKETQIDRIRPGQPASVIVDALGGISLTGHVDSMAPASGAQFALLPPDNATGNFTKIVQRMPLRIRIDADQARTSELRPGMSVEATVDTREPAR from the coding sequence ATGATCGCGACCGACAACGCCTATGTGCGTGCCGACATAGTCACCATCGCGCCGCGCATTTCCGGAATCATGGCGATCGTCGAGGTGAGGGACAATCAGCAAGTCTATAGTGGCGACGTGCTTGCCCGGATCGACGACCGCGACTATCGCGCACGGCTCCGCCAGGCAGACGGATCGGTGACCACGGCGCATGCCGGGGTCACGAGCCAGCAGGCGCATATCGCCAATCTCGATGCCAAGCTGACACAACAGCAAAGTACGATCGCGGAAAGGACCGCCGCCGTTGCGGTCCGCGAGGCTGAAGCGCAACTTGCGGAGCTGGACTATCAGCGGCAGCTCTATCTGTCCGGTCAGCAGGCGTCGAGCATCCAGCGCCTGCAATCGGCTGAAGCCGACCAGCGGAAGGCAACCGCTTCGCTAACCGAGGCCCGCGCGTCGCTGTCGACTGCAAAAGCTGCTCTGGCGGTGCTTGGCACGGAACGCGACGCCGCAAGAGCTGACCTCGACAGCCGACGCGGCGCTTTGGAGCAGGCACTAGGCGCGCGGGACATTGCACGCCTCGACCTGGAGCGCACCGCCATCCGGTCACCGGCGAACGGATGGGTCGGACAGCGTGCAGTTCGCGAGGGCCAATATGCAGAGACGGGAATGCCGCTCATGGCCATCGTGCCTGGCGACATCTATGTGATCGCAAATTACAAGGAGACGCAGATCGACCGCATCCGGCCGGGGCAGCCGGCTAGCGTCATCGTCGATGCGCTTGGCGGCATTTCGCTGACAGGTCACGTGGACAGCATGGCCCCTGCATCCGGCGCGCAGTTTGCCTTGCTCCCACCCGACAATGCGACAGGCAATTTCACCAAAATCGTGCAACGCATGCCGCTGCGTATCCGGATCGATGCGGATCAAGCACGCACGAGCGAATTGCGACCGGGCATGTCCGTGGAGGCGACCGTCGATACCCGTGAGCCAGCGCGGTGA
- a CDS encoding LysR substrate-binding domain-containing protein: MQAVDAGSFTGAAARIGLSKSAVAKNVARLEERIGVRLLERTTRRLGLTAEGRTYYESCLKIITELNGVESVLAAGRHEVNGLLRVSLPVSFGPRWIMPILLQVARRHPALRLDVSFTDRRVDLIDDGIDLVVRIGDPGDMASLAGRRIGSQNSLICGAPAYLDLRGRPMAVTDLPRHDCIVYARDGRALPWELQDAAGMPIAIRPTARHTVSHGEALRDTAIAGAGIAYLATWLVADDLNASRLEALSIRSGSEAPPIHVLWPHARGLPPKVRVVVDELVEHFLPVPPWDRQRN, encoded by the coding sequence GTGCAGGCGGTCGATGCCGGCAGTTTCACGGGCGCGGCCGCGCGTATCGGCCTCTCGAAATCGGCCGTGGCAAAGAATGTTGCGCGGCTTGAAGAGCGGATAGGCGTCCGATTGCTCGAACGGACGACGCGACGCCTCGGACTGACCGCCGAGGGCCGAACCTATTATGAGAGCTGCCTAAAAATAATCACCGAATTGAACGGCGTAGAAAGCGTGCTCGCGGCAGGCCGACACGAGGTCAACGGTTTGTTACGTGTGAGTTTGCCGGTTTCGTTTGGGCCAAGATGGATCATGCCCATTCTGCTCCAGGTCGCTCGCCGCCACCCCGCGCTTCGGCTCGATGTCTCGTTTACCGACCGGCGGGTGGATTTGATCGACGATGGTATCGACCTTGTCGTTCGTATAGGAGATCCCGGCGATATGGCGAGTCTCGCGGGGCGCCGGATCGGCAGTCAAAATTCCCTGATTTGCGGCGCGCCCGCTTACCTCGACTTGCGCGGGCGACCGATGGCCGTCACCGACCTGCCACGCCACGACTGCATCGTCTATGCGCGGGACGGCCGCGCTCTGCCATGGGAGTTGCAAGATGCGGCCGGGATGCCTATCGCCATTCGGCCAACGGCAAGGCACACCGTCAGCCATGGGGAAGCCCTACGCGACACGGCTATAGCCGGTGCCGGTATCGCCTATCTGGCGACATGGCTGGTCGCCGACGATCTGAACGCGTCGCGCCTCGAGGCGCTATCGATACGTTCAGGCTCGGAAGCGCCGCCCATCCACGTCTTGTGGCCTCACGCGCGTGGATTGCCCCCGAAAGTGCGGGTCGTCGTCGATGAATTGGTGGAGCACTTTCTGCCAGTGCCGCCGTGGGATCGCCAACGAAATTGA
- a CDS encoding amidase, with the protein MTEWHYGTMMETAAAIRSRKISPTELTEALLRRIGEIDPALRSFATVTADVAREQARWAEAELTHGVDRGPLHGIPIAVKDIINTAGIVTAAGMPLHAHHRPSFDATVVERLRDAGAVLLGKLQLTEGAFISHHPAIAPPLNPWNADYYAGASSSGSGVATAAGLCFAALGSDTGGSIRFPSAANGVTGLKPTWGRVSRHGVFALAASLDHIGPMARSASDAGYMLRVIAGRDSNDPTTLAEDVPDYLAGLDHGVSGLRIGVDVRYNENGCDPDVVAAVRDARKVFESSGAVIKEVTVPDPSAVMAAWGSYCAVETAIAHEPTYPLHAEAYGGLAQLIEAGRAIDASVLMKAHHQRLSFSGALAAMFLDIDLLLVPTQTRADFTLAQEAELFATSEGLAGFLRYATPFDMSGSPTITLPGGFTALGMPLSFQLVGRHLDEALLVRAGHAYQQATDWHRRHPTL; encoded by the coding sequence ATGACGGAATGGCATTATGGGACGATGATGGAGACGGCGGCGGCGATCCGGTCACGCAAGATCTCCCCGACGGAGTTGACTGAGGCGCTATTGCGGCGGATCGGCGAGATCGATCCGGCATTGCGATCCTTTGCGACCGTGACGGCCGATGTCGCCCGCGAACAGGCCCGCTGGGCAGAAGCCGAACTCACGCATGGCGTCGATCGCGGGCCGTTGCACGGCATTCCGATTGCCGTGAAGGATATCATCAATACCGCAGGGATCGTGACAGCAGCCGGCATGCCGCTTCATGCCCATCATCGGCCGAGCTTCGATGCTACGGTGGTCGAACGGTTGCGTGACGCTGGCGCTGTTCTGCTCGGCAAGCTGCAGCTCACCGAAGGCGCCTTCATCTCGCATCATCCCGCGATCGCGCCGCCGCTAAATCCATGGAACGCCGACTATTACGCCGGGGCATCATCGAGCGGTTCGGGTGTCGCTACCGCCGCCGGTCTTTGTTTCGCGGCGCTGGGCAGTGACACTGGAGGCTCGATCCGGTTTCCTTCGGCAGCCAATGGCGTCACGGGTTTGAAGCCGACCTGGGGCCGAGTCAGCCGCCACGGCGTCTTTGCGCTGGCGGCTAGTCTCGATCATATCGGTCCAATGGCGCGCTCGGCCTCGGATGCCGGTTACATGCTCCGCGTCATTGCCGGTCGCGATTCCAACGATCCGACGACCCTTGCCGAAGATGTGCCGGATTATCTCGCCGGCCTCGATCATGGTGTAAGCGGTCTGCGCATCGGCGTGGACGTTCGTTACAACGAAAACGGGTGTGATCCGGATGTGGTGGCGGCGGTGCGCGATGCCCGCAAAGTCTTCGAAAGCAGCGGCGCCGTCATCAAGGAAGTGACGGTCCCTGATCCCTCGGCGGTGATGGCGGCCTGGGGCTCCTATTGCGCGGTGGAAACCGCGATCGCCCATGAGCCCACTTATCCGCTGCATGCGGAAGCCTATGGCGGTCTGGCGCAATTGATCGAAGCGGGCCGCGCAATCGATGCCAGCGTGCTCATGAAGGCGCATCATCAGCGTCTGTCCTTCAGCGGCGCGCTCGCCGCGATGTTCTTGGATATCGATCTGTTGCTGGTGCCGACGCAGACGCGTGCCGATTTCACCCTCGCGCAAGAAGCTGAACTGTTCGCGACTTCGGAAGGGCTGGCTGGCTTCCTGCGCTATGCCACGCCATTCGATATGTCCGGCAGCCCGACTATCACGCTGCCCGGCGGGTTTACTGCGCTGGGCATGCCGCTCTCTTTCCAGCTCGTGGGTCGGCATCTTGACGAGGCGCTGCTGGTGCGAGCGGGCCATGCCTATCAGCAAGCCACCGACTGGCATCGCCGGCATCCCACGCTCTAA